A window of the Paenibacillus woosongensis genome harbors these coding sequences:
- a CDS encoding carbohydrate ABC transporter permease translates to MRETSSKTNTMLNYSFLIVLGFIMVYPLIWLFTSSFKTNADIFGSSKLLPTTYVWDSYALGWQGTGQYGFQDFFINTLILVVPTVIFTIISSVIVAYGFARFEFPLKTMLFSIMIATLMLPNASIMIPRYILFNKMNWLDTYLPFIIPAAFATGAFFVYMMIQFLRGLPRDLDEAATIDGCNSFTVLTRVLLPLCKPAIFSVGIFQFMWTWNDFFNSIIYISSVKKFTVSLGLRLSLDASSAVSWNQVLAMSVVSIVPCILLFFFAQKYFVEGISTTGLKG, encoded by the coding sequence ATGAGAGAAACCAGCAGCAAGACAAACACCATGCTTAATTATAGTTTTCTGATCGTCCTCGGCTTCATTATGGTATACCCGCTCATTTGGCTGTTTACCTCTTCGTTCAAGACGAACGCGGATATATTCGGCTCCAGCAAGCTGCTGCCGACGACCTATGTGTGGGATTCCTACGCTCTCGGCTGGCAGGGAACGGGGCAGTATGGCTTTCAGGATTTCTTCATCAACACTTTGATTCTGGTTGTGCCAACGGTCATATTTACGATTATATCCAGTGTGATCGTTGCTTACGGGTTTGCCAGATTCGAGTTTCCGCTGAAAACAATGCTGTTCTCGATCATGATCGCGACCTTGATGCTCCCAAATGCCTCGATCATGATCCCGCGGTATATCTTGTTTAACAAAATGAACTGGCTCGATACGTACTTGCCGTTTATCATTCCAGCGGCATTCGCTACAGGCGCTTTCTTCGTCTACATGATGATCCAGTTTCTGCGCGGCCTGCCCCGGGATCTGGACGAGGCGGCCACCATCGACGGCTGCAACTCGTTTACCGTGCTGACCCGGGTGCTGCTGCCACTGTGCAAGCCAGCGATTTTCTCGGTAGGCATATTCCAGTTCATGTGGACGTGGAACGACTTCTTCAACTCGATCATCTACATCAGCAGCGTCAAGAAGTTTACCGTATCGCTGGGGCTCCGGCTGTCGCTGGACGCTTCGTCGGCCGTGTCCTGGAACCAGGTGCTGGCCATGTCCGTCGTAAGTATCGTGCCATGCATCCTGCTGTTCTTCTTCGCTCAGAAATATTTCGTGGAAGGTATTTCGACCACGGGCTTAAAGGGCTAA
- a CDS encoding carbohydrate ABC transporter permease: MSASHSVLAKAQKKTRQKVKAKKNYQYIGLLYIAPWIIGLLIFQFYPFLSSLYYSFTDYNMVSTPKFIGLDNYKKIFTADPDFYQSLKVTGIYVLLAVPVKLAFALFIAMLLSAKLKGINFFRTVYYLPSILGGSVAISVLWRFLFMKEGVINNMLGYLHIGPVDWLGSPDIALYTLGLLTVWQFGSSMVLFLAGIQQIPGDLYEAGAIDGASKPRMFFKITVPLLTPIVLFNLVMQMVNAFQEFTGAFVITNGGPMKSTFLYALKLYEEAFSFFKMGYASALSWILFIIIMTVTAVIFKTSNSWVYYEDGRG; the protein is encoded by the coding sequence ATGTCTGCATCACATTCGGTATTGGCCAAGGCTCAGAAGAAAACGCGACAGAAGGTAAAAGCCAAGAAAAACTATCAGTACATCGGACTGTTATACATCGCACCATGGATTATCGGTTTGCTCATCTTTCAGTTTTATCCGTTTTTGTCATCCCTGTACTATTCGTTTACGGATTATAACATGGTCAGCACGCCTAAATTTATCGGCTTAGATAACTATAAAAAAATCTTTACGGCCGACCCTGACTTTTACCAGTCTCTCAAGGTTACGGGGATTTACGTACTGCTCGCGGTGCCAGTTAAATTGGCCTTCGCGCTATTCATTGCGATGCTGCTCAGCGCTAAGCTGAAAGGGATTAATTTCTTCAGAACCGTCTATTATTTACCCTCGATTCTGGGCGGGAGCGTAGCGATTTCCGTACTGTGGCGCTTCCTCTTTATGAAAGAAGGGGTCATCAACAATATGCTGGGCTATCTCCATATCGGTCCGGTTGACTGGCTCGGAAGCCCGGATATAGCTCTTTATACGCTAGGGCTGCTGACCGTTTGGCAATTCGGTTCGTCAATGGTGCTGTTCCTGGCAGGAATTCAGCAAATTCCGGGCGATTTGTACGAGGCGGGAGCGATCGACGGAGCGTCGAAGCCGCGTATGTTCTTCAAAATCACGGTGCCGCTGCTTACGCCAATCGTATTGTTCAACCTGGTCATGCAGATGGTCAATGCCTTTCAGGAGTTTACCGGAGCCTTCGTCATTACAAACGGCGGGCCAATGAAATCGACCTTCCTGTACGCTCTGAAGCTCTATGAAGAAGCCTTTAGCTTCTTCAAGATGGGGTACGCCTCGGCTTTATCCTGGATTTTGTTCATTATTATCATGACGGTTACCGCCGTGATCTTCAAAACATCCAATAGCTGGGTATATTACGAGGACGGGAGAGGATAA
- a CDS encoding ABC transporter substrate-binding protein, producing MKRNKVGALFIAVALILSMLSGCSSGNGDSANQGNTSEGKQASADEKVTLRFSWWGGEDRHAATLAAIEAYKQVAPNVTIEAEYQGFDGYEQKIKTQLSGGTSADIMQLDLPWLQELTSKGDFFIDLKEHSDFDASGFDQNFLSNFGVYGDKLVAVPTGVNAYCMIINKTLADKLGIPTDAQWDWETIYEAGKKLHAEDSSKYLLLADHAALRQDIVTMLKQRTGNQWVNEDYTVGFSKEDAVASFDWLHRAMEAGVYQPIGESDLFFGKIDQNPKWINQEIPLAPSMSSTLLSLKNVLPEDVEIVTGLPVIAKDAKDTGVLVRPSQLFAISNKSKHQDEAVKFLNWFMNDPEAAAILGDVRSVPPVKSSQEAAVAAGKIDAAITNAVELGLSHAGIVDNSVANNSEVQKVLEDVIQKVSYGKATPEQAADELIASLTSKLNEIKARQ from the coding sequence ATGAAGAGAAATAAAGTAGGGGCGTTATTTATTGCTGTTGCACTCATCTTGTCTATGCTGAGCGGATGCTCCTCGGGGAATGGTGATTCCGCAAATCAAGGAAACACTTCCGAGGGGAAACAAGCCTCCGCTGATGAGAAAGTCACCTTGCGCTTTAGCTGGTGGGGCGGGGAGGATCGCCATGCGGCTACGCTGGCAGCGATCGAGGCGTATAAGCAGGTTGCGCCAAACGTAACGATCGAAGCGGAATACCAGGGCTTCGACGGTTATGAACAGAAGATCAAAACCCAGCTGTCGGGCGGAACGTCTGCGGACATTATGCAGCTTGACCTTCCGTGGCTGCAGGAGCTGACAAGTAAAGGTGACTTCTTTATCGATTTGAAGGAGCATTCCGATTTTGATGCTTCCGGCTTCGACCAGAATTTCCTCAGCAATTTCGGGGTATACGGCGACAAGCTGGTGGCGGTTCCGACTGGCGTCAATGCTTACTGCATGATCATCAATAAGACGCTTGCGGACAAGCTCGGTATTCCGACCGATGCGCAGTGGGATTGGGAAACTATTTATGAAGCAGGGAAGAAGCTGCATGCCGAAGACAGCTCCAAATATCTTCTGCTTGCTGACCATGCGGCTCTGCGTCAGGATATCGTCACGATGCTGAAGCAGCGTACAGGCAACCAATGGGTCAATGAAGATTATACGGTCGGCTTCAGCAAAGAAGACGCGGTAGCCAGCTTTGACTGGCTCCATAGAGCGATGGAAGCTGGCGTATACCAGCCGATCGGGGAGAGCGATCTCTTCTTTGGCAAGATCGATCAGAATCCGAAATGGATCAACCAGGAAATTCCGCTGGCTCCTTCGATGAGCAGTACGCTGCTGTCGCTGAAGAACGTGCTGCCTGAGGATGTTGAAATCGTAACGGGCCTGCCGGTCATCGCCAAGGATGCCAAGGATACGGGCGTGCTGGTAAGACCTTCGCAGCTGTTCGCTATTAGCAACAAGAGCAAGCATCAGGATGAGGCCGTCAAATTCCTGAACTGGTTCATGAATGATCCGGAGGCTGCCGCGATTCTCGGTGACGTGCGTTCCGTTCCGCCGGTGAAGTCTTCGCAGGAGGCGGCCGTCGCAGCAGGCAAAATTGATGCGGCCATCACAAATGCAGTTGAGCTCGGACTGAGCCATGCCGGCATCGTAGATAACAGCGTCGCGAACAACTCTGAGGTGCAGAAGGTGCTTGAGGACGTCATTCAAAAGGTCAGCTATGGTAAAGCAACGCCGGAGCAAGCCGCAGATGAGCTCATCGCCAGTCTGACATCCAAGCTGAACGAGATCAAAGCCAGACAATAA
- a CDS encoding response regulator transcription factor, whose product MYNLLIVDDEAETREALSSYFPWGEVGFEVIGQVNNGQEALQFISENDHVEVVLTDIKMPVMSGVELAEQLYINHRHIKIVFISGYRDFEYAQKALHYRVKNYVLKPAKYNVLMEVFLEIKAELEAEQARLETQPAEEQPRNDESLIIHKIKSYVKENYKDASLEEVARLVHMNANYLSFFFKQKTGQNFSDYLIRTKMEVAVHLLQDVSYKTYEISEMVGYSNAKNFTRTFKSYYGKTPSEYRNGPVAP is encoded by the coding sequence ATGTATAATCTGTTGATTGTTGATGATGAGGCCGAGACGCGTGAAGCCTTGTCGAGCTATTTTCCATGGGGTGAGGTTGGATTCGAGGTCATCGGCCAAGTCAATAACGGACAAGAAGCGCTACAGTTCATCTCGGAAAATGATCACGTCGAGGTGGTCCTTACCGATATCAAAATGCCAGTCATGTCTGGCGTTGAATTGGCGGAGCAGCTGTACATCAACCATCGGCACATCAAGATTGTCTTTATCAGCGGTTACCGGGACTTTGAGTACGCTCAAAAGGCGCTGCACTACCGTGTGAAAAACTATGTGCTCAAGCCCGCCAAATACAATGTGCTTATGGAGGTATTCCTCGAAATCAAAGCGGAGCTCGAAGCTGAACAAGCAAGGCTGGAGACCCAGCCGGCCGAGGAGCAGCCCAGAAACGACGAAAGCCTGATCATTCATAAAATAAAATCCTATGTCAAAGAAAACTATAAGGACGCTTCCCTGGAAGAGGTAGCGCGGCTTGTCCATATGAACGCCAACTATCTCAGCTTCTTTTTCAAGCAAAAGACGGGACAGAACTTCTCTGATTATTTGATAAGAACCAAAATGGAGGTCGCTGTTCATTTGCTGCAGGACGTCAGCTACAAGACGTATGAAATTAGCGAAATGGTCGGATACAGCAATGCCAAAAATTTCACACGCACCTTCAAAAGCTATTATGGCAAAACGCCAAGCGAGTATAGAAATGGCCCGGTCGCACCATGA
- a CDS encoding cache domain-containing sensor histidine kinase has product MREKYFIKHLATFLIPLLVPIVIFGALSTVTSQHDIKADINQNSSFLLQQSQTQLEMILNELDTLYLALYDNKDIFNELSAVLVNPYYTYESSTSNRIISSFLNAFTSSKPYIQSFYLYVDNPNQRFLSSVDGLVTLDHYYDTAWYEQFMAYSGPPTKWTVRRNIRFYDFETNPTAIVTFYNVLVPQKIGIILNIRPKYIESILDDITTYEGQQLLVLDEENNVIFSNHHGDLFQDKDIEWIAGQSSAFFDMKTSQGLVNITKVESERYKWKYVSAIPHSELYKTPTRIFKYTVLFVAIAVVCGLILTYYVVSRNYKQLRMIRMLIKSAEDRHVPLKPPGKVRDEYSYILHNMITHFIEHRYIRTQLLEKKYRLQFMELLALQSQINPHFLYNTLHSVYWESVALTGKPNKASEMIEDLSDILSYSFSEPTKSVTWKEEIANAVSYVNIQKKRYKDKFDVIFEYEEEITQLFTMKLLLQPLLENSIYHGIKEKEGPGLIKVKLVRQEERLRITVIDNGIGIEPGTLAEIRSRLDSDEERTKHVGMFNTNKRLKLMYNHMYSFQIRSKPGLGTMVEMILPVQEVRHD; this is encoded by the coding sequence ATGAGGGAGAAGTATTTCATCAAGCATCTGGCAACCTTCCTCATACCGCTGCTTGTTCCGATCGTCATTTTCGGCGCCTTGTCAACGGTGACGTCGCAGCATGACATCAAGGCCGATATAAATCAGAACAGCAGCTTTCTGCTGCAGCAGTCGCAGACCCAGCTGGAGATGATTCTGAATGAGCTGGATACGCTATATTTGGCACTCTATGACAATAAAGATATTTTTAACGAGTTGTCGGCTGTGCTGGTCAATCCGTACTATACCTACGAGAGCTCAACGTCCAACCGGATTATCTCCAGCTTCTTGAATGCTTTTACCAGCTCCAAGCCTTATATTCAATCCTTCTATCTATATGTCGATAATCCGAACCAGCGCTTCCTCTCCTCTGTCGACGGTCTGGTGACGCTGGATCATTATTACGATACGGCCTGGTATGAGCAGTTCATGGCCTACAGTGGACCGCCTACTAAGTGGACTGTGCGGAGGAATATCCGCTTCTATGATTTCGAGACGAATCCTACGGCGATCGTGACGTTCTATAACGTACTGGTGCCGCAGAAGATCGGGATTATTCTAAACATCCGCCCGAAATACATCGAGAGCATTCTCGATGACATTACAACTTATGAGGGGCAGCAGCTGCTTGTGCTCGATGAAGAGAACAACGTCATCTTCTCCAACCACCACGGGGACTTGTTTCAGGATAAGGACATCGAGTGGATCGCAGGGCAATCCTCGGCGTTCTTCGATATGAAGACCTCGCAGGGGCTGGTCAATATCACCAAAGTCGAGTCGGAGCGCTACAAGTGGAAATATGTATCGGCCATTCCCCATTCCGAGCTGTACAAGACCCCGACGCGCATTTTCAAATACACGGTGCTCTTTGTGGCGATAGCGGTGGTGTGCGGACTGATTCTTACATATTACGTCGTTAGCCGCAATTACAAGCAGCTGAGAATGATTCGGATGCTGATCAAATCGGCTGAGGATCGCCATGTGCCCTTGAAGCCGCCGGGGAAAGTGAGGGACGAGTACTCCTATATTCTGCACAATATGATTACGCATTTTATTGAGCACCGGTATATCCGAACCCAGCTTCTGGAGAAAAAATACCGGCTGCAGTTCATGGAGCTGCTCGCCCTGCAGTCGCAAATCAACCCGCATTTCCTTTATAACACCCTGCACTCGGTGTATTGGGAATCGGTCGCCTTGACGGGCAAACCTAACAAAGCCAGCGAAATGATCGAGGATCTGTCCGATATCCTCTCCTACTCCTTCAGCGAACCGACAAAATCAGTCACCTGGAAGGAGGAAATCGCCAATGCCGTCAGCTATGTCAACATTCAGAAGAAGCGATATAAAGATAAGTTCGACGTCATCTTCGAGTATGAGGAGGAGATTACACAGCTGTTTACGATGAAGCTGCTCCTGCAGCCGCTTCTTGAGAACAGCATCTACCACGGCATTAAAGAGAAGGAAGGTCCCGGATTGATCAAGGTGAAGCTTGTCCGACAGGAAGAGCGGCTGCGCATCACTGTTATCGACAACGGCATTGGCATCGAACCTGGAACGCTGGCAGAAATCCGGAGCCGGCTCGATTCGGACGAGGAGCGGACGAAGCATGTCGGCATGTTTAATACGAACAAGAGGCTGAAGCTGATGTACAACCATATGTACAGCTTCCAGATTCGCAGCAAGCCGGGCCTTGGCACCATGGTTGAGATGATTCTCCCTGTACAGGAAGTGCGGCATGACTGA
- a CDS encoding helix-turn-helix transcriptional regulator: protein MNIVPFFDVEQIKRTGTFNMDSDHFHESYEIYYLLAGERYYYVNDRIYALQVGDLLFINKNQLHRTTSKGRSTHERILINFEDSFLEPLLGLGVGDLPLFQGESFLLRPDVHEQGRIVDILQDMLREQREAATGYTPYLQALLLQLLILIGRMREEATEPVLPESSEKQRRVYRILEYLNAHYAERLTLEGIAEHFYISETYLCRIFKQTTGFTVIEYLNYVRIREAQTLLKETEDKITAIAEQTGFDSIAHFGRVFKQIAKRSPLQYRKQNKV, encoded by the coding sequence ATGAATATCGTACCTTTTTTTGATGTCGAGCAGATCAAACGAACGGGAACATTCAATATGGATTCCGACCATTTTCATGAAAGCTACGAAATCTATTATTTGCTGGCCGGGGAACGATATTACTATGTCAACGACCGGATATATGCCCTGCAGGTCGGCGATCTGCTGTTCATTAACAAGAACCAGCTGCACCGGACAACGAGCAAAGGCCGCTCCACGCATGAGCGGATATTGATCAACTTTGAGGACTCATTCCTGGAGCCGCTGCTGGGGTTAGGCGTCGGCGATCTGCCGCTGTTTCAGGGAGAGAGCTTCCTGCTGCGGCCGGACGTGCACGAGCAAGGACGAATCGTCGATATTCTCCAGGATATGCTGCGAGAGCAAAGGGAAGCTGCCACAGGTTATACGCCGTATTTGCAGGCGCTGCTGCTTCAGCTGCTTATTCTGATCGGCCGCATGCGGGAGGAGGCTACAGAGCCTGTTCTTCCGGAGTCTAGCGAGAAGCAGCGCAGGGTCTACCGCATTCTCGAATATTTGAATGCACATTACGCCGAGAGGCTGACCTTGGAAGGCATCGCAGAACATTTTTACATTAGCGAGACGTATTTATGCCGCATTTTCAAGCAAACGACAGGGTTCACGGTGATCGAATATTTGAACTACGTGCGAATCCGCGAAGCCCAGACGCTGCTGAAGGAAACGGAGGATAAAATAACGGCCATCGCCGAGCAGACCGGCTTTGACAGCATCGCTCATTTCGGCAGGGTGTTCAAGCAGATTGCCAAGCGTTCCCCGCTGCAGTACCGCAAGCAGAACAAAGTGTAA